The following coding sequences are from one Nicotiana tabacum cultivar K326 chromosome 1, ASM71507v2, whole genome shotgun sequence window:
- the LOC107825871 gene encoding uncharacterized protein LOC107825871 yields the protein MNKEHNFCVIALMEPFQKKRLIDRYRRRLNMESAYANINGQIWLFFDTVVEWKLAEDTEQHVTVRVLHHDLGQHMVMTFVYAKCSAIERLELWDHLYYLGSDMKLPLLVGGDFNVILHEDEKIGGLPVHPHEYEDFTFCVNSCGLFEQGYKGSSFTWWNGRSNAACIFKRLDRIFVNFPFQNMLPTIEVEHLIRTGSIYAPLLMTCGKQTTNFVKPFRFLNFWTTHATFKDVKLKRVKAALSKWSRETFGDIFKHLAILGDIVRVKEMLLEEEPTIDNRIVLQKAQSKLKKYLSIEEQYWKQKVGKTWFAKGDKNTSFFHNHANGKRNVTSHVFVR from the exons ATGAATAAAGAGCATAACTTTTGTGTAATTGCATTGATGGAGCCTTTTCAAAAGAAGAGACTCATTGATAGATATAGAAGAAGGTTGAATATGGAGAGTGCTTATGCAAATATTAATGGGCAAATATGGTTGTTCTTTGATACAGTGGTGGAATGGAAATTAGCGGAGGATACTGAACAACATGTGACTGTGAGAGTGCTTCACCATGACCTGGGGCAGCATATGGTGATgacatttgtttatgcaaaatgttcaGCAATAGAGAGGTTGGAATTGTGGGATCACTTGTATTACTTAGGAAGTGATATGAAATTGCCATTGTTggtaggaggagatttcaatgtgATATTGCATGAAGATGAGAAAATAGGAGGACTACCAGTACACCCTCATGAATATGAGGATTTTACATTTTGTGTAAACTCTTGTGGTTTGTTTGAGCAAGGATACAAAGGAAGTtcatttacatggtggaatgggagatcCAATGCTGCATGTATATTCAAAAGATTGGATAGGATCTTTGTGAATTTTCCATTTCAGAACATGTTGCCAACTATTGAAGTTGAACACCTAATCAGAACTGGATCAATTTATGCACCATTGTTAATGACATGCGGGAAGCAGACCACCAATTTTGTCAAGCCTTTCAGGTTCTTGAACTTTTGGACTACACATGCTACATTTAAGGATGTG AAGCTCAAGAGGGTGAAGGCAGCACTGTCAAAATGGAGTAGAGAAACATTTGGTGATATCTTCAAGCATTTGGCTATTTTGGGGGACATTGTTAGggtgaaagagatgttgcttgaAGAAGAGCCTACAATTGATAATAGGATTGTGCTTCAAAAGGCTCAATCTAAATTGAAGAAATACTTGAGTATTGAAGAGCAGTATTGGAAGCAAAAAGTTGGGAAGACTTGGTTTGCTAAAGGAGATAAGAATACAAGTTTCTTTCACAATCATGCCAATGGCAAAAGAAATGTTACatcccatgtttttgtacgttaa